TCTGGACTCGCTGGCCTGCACCGACCCTCTCTATTATCGCCGATTCTACGTTACGCATGTCTGAATcgccaacaaagacaactcgacgcatTTCCTCCTCGTCGCCGCCGAAAGTTGCACTGAAGGCCGCAATGTCTACCCCTCTGGTTTTATCGCTACCCTTCTCTTTGGCGTCTTCGCCCACGGCCGGCTCGTTAGTGGTAGCCACCTCGTGAGCATCACTGACGTGTCCGCCAGTGCTTTCCGGCGGGGTGGTTTCGGATTCCTTACGTGTTCTCTCTTCGAAGCCAGcgccgttcgcggtgctcgcatCGAAGCGTTCACCGCTGTAGCGCGGGTAACAACAACAGACTCAGTAGGTGCAAGCAGTGGAATGCTTTATTGAAGATAGCGTGGCTGCTTTTATTCTCTGTGCATCAGCACGAGCATGCGCACTTCGGGTTGCGATAAACGGGCTTGCGTTGTCgcgatacggcacttcctccccTTTAGAAGCCTAGCCTGTCGGGAGGCCTCCTTGTGCGCGTAGAACGCCTAGGAAGTCCTAAGCCCGCCGGTACACTGGAGGTTACTTCACTGGAAGTCAGGGGTGTACCAAGTGATCCGTCTGATGATGGTTCAGCGTCGTCCACTGGAGAGGGTTGATCACTCTCTGTGACTTGGTTGTCTCCGGGCCGTGTTGCGTTGAATTCTTGCTTTACGTCATCCGCTGCGAGTCGTGGCCGCACTTGGTCCACGTGACGGCGCTGCACCCCTCCTGTGGTGTCCACCGTGACCATACGCCTACCTCTTGTTGACGTCACCGTGTCGGGTAACCATCTCTGGCCAGCGTGATTATACTGCCGTGACCAAACAGGCGCTCCCCGTAAAAAGACTTGTGACAACGGTGCCGGGGGTCTGCTCACCGTGGGATCCCGTGCCACCTCTTCCTCTGGAAAATGTGCGCTTAGGCGGGTCCTGGGTAGAAAACCCAGCAACATCTCGGTGGGCGACTTGCCATCTCGAGTCGGTGTTGCCCTGTAGCGTAGCAAGAACTTGGAAATACAATTGAGCAGACTTCCATCCTTATTTTTCTTGATACCTTCCTTAATGGTGCGCACTGCACGCTCCGCCAATCCATTTGACTGTGGATAGTATGGAGCGGAGATAACATGACACACATGGTTATCTTTGAAAAATCTTTCAGTCACTGAACTGTTAAATTGTGGCCCATTGTCGGAAACGACTGTATGGGGCAGACCAAAACGCGCGAAGATCCCTCGCAATACTTCGACTGTAGTTTCTGCACTTGCTGTCTTAAGGGGTACTGCCTCTATCCATTTTGTTTCCGCATCTACCACCACCAAGATCATGTGACCTTCCACTGGCCCTGCATAGTCGATATGCAGGCGAGACCATCGTTTGGTGGTTTTCGGCCAGCTTGAAGGGACCTGTTCCGCTGGCATGGGCCAACATTGCACGCATTGCTGGCAGCTTTGTACCAGCTTCTCTATGTCGTGGTCCAATCCGGGATATCAAAACATCGTACGGGCTAGGCGCTTCATTGCAGTCATGCCTGGGTGGGTGTCGTGAAGTTCTCTCAGAATAGGTACCCGCACGGTCTCGGGCAGCACCACACGATGACCACAGTATATTAGACCTTTGCTCACAGTGAGTTCGTATCTGCGGGTGAAGTACGGCTGAAGGCACTGTTGCTCCGGCCCCAGCTGGTTTGGCCAACCACGAAGAATCCACGTCTTCACCTGTCGGAGAAGCATGTCCTCGCTCGTGCTGTCTGCAAACTGCTGCGCGCTAAGATAGAAATCTGTCAAAGCTTGCGCATGTAGCACATATTCGACGGGATCATCTTTACCAGGGTGCCTTTGCTCCGGCAGCGGCAAGCGGCTCAAAGCGTCGGCATTCGCGTTCAATGACCCTTTCCGGAATTCTATGTCATACTGATACGCTGATAAAAGGAGCGCCCAACGCTGTATCCTGGCCGCCGCCATCTGTGGAATTGGTTTCTCGGGATGGAACAGCCCTGTCAACGGTTTATGATCCGTTATCAAACAAAATTTATTACCGAAAAGATAGTCTCTGGACCTTGTCACCCCGAAAACTAGGGCGAGTGCTTCCTTTTCCAGTTGCGAGTAATTGCGCTCCGCCGGCGTCAAGGTTCTAGAGCGAAAAGCTATGGGATAGTCTTCGCCCTTGATGCGGTGGGACAGCACTGCGCCCAAACCGACCGGTGATGCATCACATTCCAGTCGAAGGGGTTTTCGCGGGTCATAGTGGACAAGAAATTTAGCCTTGCCTAAGGCCCCCTTTGCTTCTTGAAATGCGCTGTCCTGCGATGGCCTCCATTGCCATAACACCCCCTTTGCCAGCAAGCGATATAAGGGAGCCAGCGTCGTTGACAAGTTGGGCAAGAATTTAGCATAATAAGTAACCAAGCCCAAGAAAGATTTCAGCTGGCTTACCGATGTTGGCTTCGGCGCGGCCAGTACCGCCTCGAGTTTATCTTGCAGAGGATGCAGACCTTTGGCATCGATTCGGTGCCCCAGAAACGACACTTGTGCTTCCCTAAACCGGCACTTGGCTTTGTTCAACTTCAAGTTGTGTTCACGAAGCCGCTGAAACACCTGCCGCAGTACCGATGTGTCGTTTTCCTTCTCCGCCAcaatgatgtcgtcgaggtacacttGAACATTCGGCAAACCTTGCAAAATCGATTCCATGCGTCGCTGGAACAAGGCGGGGGCTGAAGCAATTCCAAATGCTAGGCGATTGTAGCAGTAAAGGCCCCGGTGTGTGTTGAGTACCGCGATCTTTCTAGCTTCGTCGTCCAGCGGCAGCTGATTGTACGCATTCCGCAGGTCCAGAGTGCTGAAGACTTCGCCTCCAGAAAGCGCCGCAAATATGTCTTCAACTTTGGGCAGGGGATACTGTTCCAAGTGCGACGCCGGATTGACTGTCAATTTTAAATCGCCGCACAATCGTATATCGCCGTTCTTTTTTGCTACCGGCACCACCGGTGTTGCCCAATCTGAAATGCTTATCGACGAAAGCACTCCGTCTTGTACAAGACGGTCGATCTCGGTTGAAACCTTGGAGCGCATGGCATAAGGCACTATACGTGCCTTACAGAAACGTGGGCGGACTCCTTCTTTAAGGTGTAATTGCACAGGGGGGCCCTTGCAACAGCCAAGCTTGTTCTCGAAAAGATCGGAAAATTCATCGAGCAGATGCACCATCTTATCACGAACAACATTTACACTCGAGGTGGTTTCAGTGTCCCAGAAGGACACACCCGCCTTACGGAAGGACTCTATCGTGTTCCGGCCGCAGAGCAGTGGTCCGTTACATGCCACCACGATTAGCGTGCTGGTCACAACCGTCGATTCAGACTGAACCCTCATGGTTATCTGGCCGACAACTGGTAATGGCCCGAGGAAGCATGTCAAGCGCAGCGATGTTCTTTGCAGTGACGGCCACCATCTGCGATGTtacggacgctagcggtcatagcatcggtggtattctcctacagcgagatgagtcttCACGTGAGAGGGTCGTCGCTTACGCAATCCGCGTACTGACGaacaccgagaagaattataccatcactgagcaggagtgcctagctgttgtttggtcggtacagaaatttcgaccgtatcttcacggccgccattttaccaccgttacggaccaccatgccttatgttggaTTTCAACGCTCAAGAACTTGaccggacgccttggtcgctggattatccgtctgcaagaataggacttcactattatctacaagtgtggtaaaaagcatcaggacgcagacgcgctttctcgctgcccgcttcctacgacgccatgccatgATTCCGCTCCTGCCCtccgcgacaagctttcggaccgtccttcccCGCATGTGTTGTCCTTAACCGCTCTTGACCAGATTCCTTCTGATGACCATGGATcgctcatatctcaccaactcgctgacccctactgtcgacgcatcattgaccgcattcagggaacttcgcgcccacccaacgctcgccttcgtcgacagctcacgcaattcaagctcgactactgcgccctgtaccgccatatctatcaccctgatggtcaacgctgggtgcctgttctgcCTCGCTCCCTTCGCGCTAATGCTcttaaggcctatcacgacgacatgactgttggtcatcttggttttcagaaaacatacgaccgcatcaaaggtcgcttctactgacctggcttatccactagtgtagcgcggtacgtcgcttcctgcgccatttgccagctccgaaatctaccaacatcaggtcaaagcggagagctccaaccagtcccgtgtccatcggcaccattcgaagtcgttggtATTGATCTGTATGGTCCctccccttcccacgactctcaccggcaatcgatggatagtgacagccgtcgaccacttgacacgttacgccgaaacagcttgcgtgacttcggcgtcggcttctgaagtggctgcaTGTATACTTTGagcattaatcctgcgtcacggtgctcctcgtgtcatcctgagcgaccgtgggaaggcattcctttcacaaatcgtagccgaattgctccgagcctccggcaccacccacaagacaacctcgagttaccaccctcaaaccaacggactaactgagcgctttcatcgcacgctctccgacatgatagccatgtatattcaaccagaccacacaaactgggacgcaatgtttgccattcgtgacttttgcgtacaatactgccgtacaacgcacaactggttactcgccattctacctcgtctatggcccttcgccctcttattttcttgacgtctccttcttctccgcccctgtcactccagctgcatcctcttgtgaacaatatatatcacgcctcctccactgtcgccagcACGCCCGCATCAATACTGTAGCACGGCAACAGGACCGCAAGGACCTCTAAGACGCATCCCATCGCACAGTGTTCttccgcccgggcgatgaagtgctactccggacaccagttcgccctcctggcttgtgcgacaagtttcagtttcggttcataggcccatacagagtcttggagcagacttctcccgtaattatctcgtccaacctattgtggttcccactgaccgccgctgtcgcgctgccgagattgtccacgtctctcgcatgaagtctttcacaaggcgttcgccgtccctttaagttgcggccaggctggccgctcgcacgcggggtaaattagtgtgggcatttctcagtcacttcttcgttggctgcacatgttcatcatcatatcggcttcttcgtcttcatcgcttgtggggactcatcttgagactgatctttgccttgagtgtgatcggtccgccacgtcttcgcggcgcatcaaaggtcgtgttaacgctacgtcgcaatatGTTCTTCGGTATGACGCTGACCGGAGAACCAGTCTCTagaatcattcgcaatttccGGCCCTGCCATGTCAACTCCTCCTCGAGAGGCTTCAACGTAGCTCTGTCGGCGGAGCTGTGAGCGACAACAGCCAGCAACATTTCTTCTTCGCTCTCACCTTCCATTTCCTCGACGGCAAAGGCACCACGTTCCCGAGAGCGGCCACTGCTGCAAACCTTTGCCAGATGACCTTTCCTGCCGCAATGGTGACACTTGATGTTTCGATGGCGGCACGTGTGTGTCGCGTGGGGACCGCCACAATGCTCACATGAATGGTTGTTCTTTGCAGTGTTCCACTTTGTCCAGGGTCGTCGTCCTCGCTGCAACTGTACAACATTGATGCTGGTTCCCGTGGTCACTGGGTCTGCTTCTCGCATGTCACGAACGTCGCCTAGCGCCTTCACTGAAGCTATGGCAAATTCTTCTGCCTCCTCAAAAGTTAGCTTCTTCCGTGTTAATAGGCAGCGTCGTGCATCGTCGTCCCTGATTTAGCATACTATGCGGTCTCGCAGCATACGGTGCAGCGAGTGGCCGAAGTTGCAACTTTCCGCCAGTCTCCGAAGGTCGGCAATGTATTCCCGAACGCTCTCTCCATCCCTTTGCTTACGCACGAAGAACGAGAAACTCGCCGCAATTTCATTAACTTGAGGATTGTAGTGTTCCTCCAGGTATTCAACCACTTCATCGCAAGTCTGGCTGTTAACCGACACGGTTGGAATGCGCCCTTGCAACATGCGCACGACATTATCGCTCAATGAAGACACCACCAGAGCTCGGCGTTTGGCCGCGTCAGTAATTCCATTGCCTTCAAAATAAGCTTCCATCCGTATCCTGTACGTGCTCCAGCTGCTCACCGTCTCGTCGAAAACCGGTGGGCGAGATGCCATCATTCGATCCTGTCAGTCGCAGACCACGCTCACATGAAATCGCATCTTCGTCGCCCCTGCTGTAGCGCGGGTAACAACAACAGACTCAGTAGGTGCAAGCAATGGAATGCTCTATTGAAGATAGCGTGGCTGCTTTTATTCTCTGTGCATCAGCACGAGCATGCGCACTTCGGGTTGCGATAAACGGGCTTGCGTTGTCGCGATACGGCATTCACCATTGCTTTGTGGAATGGTGGTCCGCAGCTTGATTTCTCAGCTGGCTAGCTTAACTTCTACTACCTTCCTCCTGCTCGCTCTTGAGCTCCTTTTTTAGCTTTCCAACTCGCTTATTAGCTTATCCTTCTCCGGCTGTTGAAGTGTAGacagactattacagcttggtttgcataacaccatggccgaattaatcgaagcccagaaagttggtcagatcgaacgactgaaacgtacattgacaggaaggcacgtactcagacaattacgttacccaacatcagagtttgcctcacgagagcccctgtcaatccccccaaacatcaaagaaaacattgcagtggcccccatacctcggaataagCACctcgaacaccataaaggcaggcgcactgcacgtgcaatggcactgcaccgagcatacggcaacgacctcgacaccttctatacagacgcggCGTGCTACCCCGAAAATACAGCCAAAggggtagcggtggccgactggaggggcgaagcactattatcagccacaatacgcactgacaactgcacgggaGCGGAAGAAtatgccatagccctcgccatcagcgctcaacccccagataagatcatacatattcttacagattccgagcaagcatgtcgaaactgcgcacaaggacggatttcaccgatcgctcataaagttatacacaagaagcaaaatatagtatagaccacttataacgtagcCGCTTATAgggcaggaccggatatagtgcggtcttttcagactcccgttaattttcccatagcactccatgtatacacgtatcacttatagtgcagttgcgggaaacgaaataccggttacagtgcggctgcctgggagtacggaagtcagcggagacggcgaacgctcccctcaaacgggcgccccaaggagtgctcgaggaagaaagagggacgaagtggaggagaagggcacgtggtgcgagcgaacagccagtgaggctgtaaccagaatcttgagtgcgagtcgtgaaatatcacagcgcgcatagcgagcgagggccacgaaacggccAACGACTGGCCgtttcacgataacggcagtaaacgaaacttcagcgagcgagcgggcggcgccggcacggcacggcgaaggcgAAGGGCGcccgcggagaccgtggaatgtgagggaggagggcggcagggaaggggatttcgcctcggcaactccgccgcttcggtggctcacctcgccctccctcgtagctccctcactttcgactgtcaccgtgcgcgcccgccgccgtgcaggcgcagccgctacagccggcccggcgccagctccccgaagtttcgttttctgccgttatcgggaagcgggcgtttgccggcgtgggtagtttcgttggctggcctgggacagcaccgctgcttccctctgcgccgtagccgca
This DNA window, taken from Dermacentor silvarum isolate Dsil-2018 unplaced genomic scaffold, BIME_Dsil_1.4 Seq612, whole genome shotgun sequence, encodes the following:
- the LOC125941920 gene encoding uncharacterized protein K02A2.6-like, which translates into the protein MRVQSESTVVTSTLIVVACNGPLLCGRNTIESFRKAGVSFWDTETTSSVNVVRDKMVHLLDEFSDLFENKLGCCKGPPVQLHLKEGVRPRFCKARIVPYAMRSKVSTEIDRLVQDGVLSSISISDWATPVVPVAKKNGDIRLCGDLKLTVNPASHLEQYPLPKVEDIFAALSGGEVFSTLDLRNAYNQLPLDDEARKIAVLNTHRGLYCYNRLAFGIASAPALFQRRMESILQGLPNVQVYLDDIIVAEKENDTSVLRQVFQRLREHNLKLNKAKCRFREAQVSFLGHRIDAKGLHPLQDKLEAVLAAPKPTSQFADSTSEDMLLRQVKTWILRGWPNQLGPEQQCLQPYFTRRSTPTRDGKSPTEMLLGFLPRTRLSAHFPEEEVARDPTVSRPPAPLSQVFLRGAPVWSRQYNHAGQRWLPDTVTSTRGRRMVTVDTTGGVQRRHVDQVRPRLAADDVKQEFNATRPGDNQVTESDQPSPVDDAEPSSDGSLGTPLTSSEVTSSVPAGLGLPRRSTRTRRPPDRLGF